AATGAGTGATTTGTCAACCCTGGACAGGCGGCGGAAACTACCAAGCTGGAGTACGGTAGGGGCAGAGGAAATTTCCGGTGGAGCGGTGAAATGCGTAGTGAGCGGAGAGTTTTTCAAGTTTAACTCACCAAAACTTCCAACTATGTTTTCATATCTAAATACAACTTCAACTTCAACTTCCAAGTACCATTTGGTTAACTTAACGTCtgttttttttccaaatatcaACCAATTCATGCACAAATGCCTACTAAGTATGGCTGAAGCAATGGAGTTGCAGCCTAAGGTTTGCAACTTCATGCGACATTCAGTAGGTGCAGGGTTCAATACCTACTGATAGCCATAGGCTGCAATTCAATACTGAATCTCTATGGTGCAAGGTTCAATTCCTACATATGGCTCTCCCTTAATCCAGAAACAGTATAAAACACCGTGTTTACTTTGCAGCTTCATGACAAATCCAAGGAACCACCTTTATTCTGCTTGATAGAAGCTAAGGTGCAACATTAACATTTGTTGTGGACCTAAGCTTACAAAGGATGCAAAGCCCTTACCAGAAATGGATGATGCATTCAGCTCCGCTGTAGCCATTTCTTTCTTTACAAGGAAAGATCTTGGACTGATAGCCACGGAGGGTTTTCTGTAAAACTGACTGAGGAGTGAATGAGGTGTGATTTTAGACTTATCAAAGATATAATACGTCGAGCTGTGAAGTATATCAAAACAGACACTAGTTTACAGAGGTAGGAGGAAGAAAGAGAATtcgtattgatttttttaacacAAAATAATCTTAGTTTCCTGAGAGTCATTACAGAAAATGCACACACACGCAGATACCCATGATGGTGTTCTTTTCGGGCATGTGTTTTGTGTGGTCGCTCTTCTTTTCTTCTGTTCacaatatatatgatttttgttttctttctccttatttattgttatattataCAGATAATTGATAAGTGTTGTGCTTCTAACAGCCTTGAGCTTCTGGATATTGATGGCGACCCCAGAAACCGCAGCTACTCCAGCAACCCCTACTGAGAAAAATGAGATGGTGCCGAAAAATGAGATGATACATGAGCATGGTGATGAGATGGTGCCGCAAAATGAGATGATACATGAGCATGGTGATGAGATGGTGCCGCAAAATGAGATGATACATGAGCAAAGCCATGAGATTGTGCCGGAAAATGAGATGCAAAATGAGATGATACATGAGATTGTGCCGGAAAATGAGATGCAAAATGAGATGATACATGAGCACAGCCATGACATTGTGCCTGAAAATGAGATGCAAAATGAGCACAGCCATGAGATTATGCCGGAAAATGAGATGATACGTGAGCACAGCCATGAGATTGTGCGGGAAAATGAGATGATACCTGAGCACAATCATGAGATAGTGCCGGAAAATGAGATGATACATGAGTGCAGTCACGAGACAGTGCCACAAAATGAGATGGTACATGAGCATAGTCATGAAATGGTGCCAGATAATGAGATGACACATGAGCACACTCACGCGATGGTGCCGGAAAATGAGATGACACATGATCATAATCACGAGATGGTGCAGGAAAATGAGATGACACATGAGCATAATCACGAGATGGTGCCGGAAAATGAGATGATGCATGAACATGGTCATGAGATGGTGCCGGAACATGAGATGATGCATGAACATAGTCATGAGATGATGCCGGAACATGAGATGATGCATGAACATCATATGGTGCTTGGGCATGAGATAGTCCCTAGCAATGAGATGGTCCCGGATGATGAGATGATCCCACTAAATGAGATGGTCCTTGCTGAACCACAACCCAACTATATAGAAACACCTCCAAACAATCCAGAAACACAGCCCAGCAAGCGTAGGAAGAAGAAGTCAATAGTTTGGGAACACTTCACCATTGAAAATGTCGGCGGTGGAACTAGAAGGGCACAATGTAAGCAGTGCAAGCAATCATTTGCATATAGTACAGGTTCAAAAGTAGCTGGCACTAGTCACCTGAAACGCCATATTGCGAAAGGAACCTGTCCAGTTGTCCTACGTAACCAACAGAATAATCAATTGAGCCCATATAGTACACCTCCTAAGATGAGTGGATATGGTGGTAGTACTGATGCACCAAAACGGCGTTATAGGACTGCATCTTCTCCTTACCTTGCTTTTGATCCTGACCGGTGCCGTCAAGAGATCTCTAAGATGATCATCATGCACGACTATCCCCTTCACATGGTTGAGCATCCAGGCTTTCTTGCTTTTGTGCAGAATCTTCAACCTCGTTTTGATATGGTGAGCTTCAACACTGTGCAAGGAGATTGTGTGGCAACTTATCTTAGAGAGAAGCAAGCCATACAGAAGGTCATTGAGGGAGTGCCTGGGCGTATCTGCTTAACGCTAGATATGTGGTCCTCCTGCTACACTGTGGGCTATGTGTTCATAACCGGGCAGTATATTGACAGTGAGTGGAAAATTCACAGGAAAATACTCAATATCATTATGGAACCATATCCAGATTCTGACACGGCTTTCAGCCATGCTGTTGCTGCTTGCCTTTCTGACTGGAGTATGGAAGGTAAGTTGTTTTCTGTCACTATTAATCAGCCGTTGGGTGATGCTTCTGTTGATAATCTTAGAGCTTTACTATCTGTGAAGAACCCTCTTGTGCTCAACGGTCAGTTGTTGGTCGGAAGTTGTCTTGCTCGAACTTTAAGCAGCATTGCCCAAGGTGCATTTAATTTTTTGCATGAAACTGTTAAGAAAGTAAGAGATAGCGTCAAGTATGTGAAAACATCAGAATTTCACGAGGAAAAGTTTATTGAGCTCAAACAGCAGCTTCAAGTGCCAAGCACAAAGACTTTGGCTCTTGATGACCAGACTCAATGGAACACCACATATGAGATGTTGTTAGCTGCATCAGAGTTAAAGGAAGTGTTTTCATGCTTGGATACATCTGATCCCGATTACAAGGATGCCCTGTCAATGGATGATTGGAAGCAAGTTGAGGTTCTTTGTACTTACTTAAAAATCCTCTTTGACACTGCCAATCTTCTGACTGCACCAACAATTCCAACAACCAACACATTCTTCCATGAAGCATGGAAGATTCAATTGGAACTGGCTCGTGCTGCAGCAAGTGAAGATCCATCCATAAGCGGTCTTACCAAAACAATGCAAGAGGAGTTTGATAAATACTGGAAGAGTTGTTGTCTAATATTAGCTATTGCCGTTGTAATGGATCCACGCTTCAAAATGAAACTTGTAGAATTCAgctttacaaaaatatatggTGAAGAAGCTGCCACCTTTGTGAAGTTCGTTGAGGAGGGAATCCACGAGCTCTTCCTTGAATACGTGGCACTTCCTCTGCCTCTGACCCCAGCTTATGCTGAAGAGGTAGATGATGGAGCTTTGAAGCAGGAGAATGGTGGGGGCGGACTTACAGATTTTGATGCCTATATTATGGAGACAACAAGCCAGCAGTCAAGGTCAGAACTTGATCAATATTTGGATGAGTCCTTGTTGCCTCGTGTTCATGAATTTGACGTTGTTGGGTGGTGGAAACTGAACAGAATGAAGTACCCAACTCTGTCAAAAATGGCTCGTGACATCTTGTCTGTTCCAGTTTCTACTGTAACAGCTGATTCTGTGTTTAGCACGGTAGGCAAAGAGATGGATCGCTACAGGTGTTCCTTGCGACCTGAGACCGTGGAGGCCCTCATTTGCGCCAAGGATTGGCTTCAAAATGCATCAGTAAATACCTTACATGCACCAATAAAAATGGAAGTCCCCATTTAGGTTTTTTCTGTGATGTTAAATACTTGTCTAGAATAGCCTTTGTAGCTGATTTCTGTTTTCTTTGAGATTGT
This portion of the Solanum pennellii chromosome 12, SPENNV200 genome encodes:
- the LOC107007165 gene encoding zinc finger BED domain-containing protein DAYSLEEPER-like isoform X2, giving the protein MATPETAATPATPTEKNEMVPKNEMIHEHGDEMVPQNEMIHEQSHEIVPENEMQNEMIHEIVPENEMQNEMIHEHSHDIVPENEMQNEHSHEIMPENEMIREHSHEIVRENEMIPEHNHEIVPENEMIHECSHETVPQNEMVHEHSHEMVPDNEMTHEHTHAMVPENEMTHDHNHEMVQENEMTHEHNHEMVPENEMMHEHGHEMVPEHEMMHEHSHEMMPEHEMMHEHHMVLGHEIVPSNEMVPDDEMIPLNEMVLAEPQPNYIETPPNNPETQPSKRRKKKSIVWEHFTIENVGGGTRRAQCKQCKQSFAYSTGSKVAGTSHLKRHIAKGTCPVVLRNQQNNQLSPYSTPPKMSGYGGSTDAPKRRYRTASSPYLAFDPDRCRQEISKMIIMHDYPLHMVEHPGFLAFVQNLQPRFDMVSFNTVQGDCVATYLREKQAIQKVIEGVPGRICLTLDMWSSCYTVGYVFITGQYIDSEWKIHRKILNIIMEPYPDSDTAFSHAVAACLSDWSMEGKLFSVTINQPLGDASVDNLRALLSVKNPLVLNGQLLVGSCLARTLSSIAQGAFNFLHETVKKVRDSVKYVKTSEFHEEKFIELKQQLQVPSTKTLALDDQTQWNTTYEMLLAASELKEVFSCLDTSDPDYKDALSMDDWKQVEVLCTYLKILFDTANLLTAPTIPTTNTFFHEAWKIQLELARAAASEDPSISGLTKTMQEEFDKYWKSCCLILAIAVVMDPRFKMKLVEFSFTKIYGEEAATFVKFVEEGIHELFLEYVALPLPLTPAYAEEVDDGALKQENGGGGLTDFDAYIMETTSQQSRSELDQYLDESLLPRVHEFDVVGWWKLNRMKYPTLSKMARDILSVPVSTVTADSVFSTVGKEMDRYRCSLRPETVEALICAKDWLQNASVNTLHAPIKMEVPI
- the LOC107007165 gene encoding zinc finger BED domain-containing protein DAYSLEEPER-like isoform X1 produces the protein MATPETAATPATPTEKNEMVPKNEMIHEHGDEMVPQNEMIHEHGDEMVPQNEMIHEQSHEIVPENEMQNEMIHEIVPENEMQNEMIHEHSHDIVPENEMQNEHSHEIMPENEMIREHSHEIVRENEMIPEHNHEIVPENEMIHECSHETVPQNEMVHEHSHEMVPDNEMTHEHTHAMVPENEMTHDHNHEMVQENEMTHEHNHEMVPENEMMHEHGHEMVPEHEMMHEHSHEMMPEHEMMHEHHMVLGHEIVPSNEMVPDDEMIPLNEMVLAEPQPNYIETPPNNPETQPSKRRKKKSIVWEHFTIENVGGGTRRAQCKQCKQSFAYSTGSKVAGTSHLKRHIAKGTCPVVLRNQQNNQLSPYSTPPKMSGYGGSTDAPKRRYRTASSPYLAFDPDRCRQEISKMIIMHDYPLHMVEHPGFLAFVQNLQPRFDMVSFNTVQGDCVATYLREKQAIQKVIEGVPGRICLTLDMWSSCYTVGYVFITGQYIDSEWKIHRKILNIIMEPYPDSDTAFSHAVAACLSDWSMEGKLFSVTINQPLGDASVDNLRALLSVKNPLVLNGQLLVGSCLARTLSSIAQGAFNFLHETVKKVRDSVKYVKTSEFHEEKFIELKQQLQVPSTKTLALDDQTQWNTTYEMLLAASELKEVFSCLDTSDPDYKDALSMDDWKQVEVLCTYLKILFDTANLLTAPTIPTTNTFFHEAWKIQLELARAAASEDPSISGLTKTMQEEFDKYWKSCCLILAIAVVMDPRFKMKLVEFSFTKIYGEEAATFVKFVEEGIHELFLEYVALPLPLTPAYAEEVDDGALKQENGGGGLTDFDAYIMETTSQQSRSELDQYLDESLLPRVHEFDVVGWWKLNRMKYPTLSKMARDILSVPVSTVTADSVFSTVGKEMDRYRCSLRPETVEALICAKDWLQNASVNTLHAPIKMEVPI
- the LOC107007165 gene encoding zinc finger BED domain-containing protein DAYSLEEPER-like isoform X3; its protein translation is MATPETAATPATPTEKNEMVPKNEMIHEHGDEMVPQNEMIHEHGDEMVPQNEMIHEQSHEIVPENEMQNEMIHEHSHEIMPENEMIREHSHEIVRENEMIPEHNHEIVPENEMIHECSHETVPQNEMVHEHSHEMVPDNEMTHEHTHAMVPENEMTHDHNHEMVQENEMTHEHNHEMVPENEMMHEHGHEMVPEHEMMHEHSHEMMPEHEMMHEHHMVLGHEIVPSNEMVPDDEMIPLNEMVLAEPQPNYIETPPNNPETQPSKRRKKKSIVWEHFTIENVGGGTRRAQCKQCKQSFAYSTGSKVAGTSHLKRHIAKGTCPVVLRNQQNNQLSPYSTPPKMSGYGGSTDAPKRRYRTASSPYLAFDPDRCRQEISKMIIMHDYPLHMVEHPGFLAFVQNLQPRFDMVSFNTVQGDCVATYLREKQAIQKVIEGVPGRICLTLDMWSSCYTVGYVFITGQYIDSEWKIHRKILNIIMEPYPDSDTAFSHAVAACLSDWSMEGKLFSVTINQPLGDASVDNLRALLSVKNPLVLNGQLLVGSCLARTLSSIAQGAFNFLHETVKKVRDSVKYVKTSEFHEEKFIELKQQLQVPSTKTLALDDQTQWNTTYEMLLAASELKEVFSCLDTSDPDYKDALSMDDWKQVEVLCTYLKILFDTANLLTAPTIPTTNTFFHEAWKIQLELARAAASEDPSISGLTKTMQEEFDKYWKSCCLILAIAVVMDPRFKMKLVEFSFTKIYGEEAATFVKFVEEGIHELFLEYVALPLPLTPAYAEEVDDGALKQENGGGGLTDFDAYIMETTSQQSRSELDQYLDESLLPRVHEFDVVGWWKLNRMKYPTLSKMARDILSVPVSTVTADSVFSTVGKEMDRYRCSLRPETVEALICAKDWLQNASVNTLHAPIKMEVPI